In Aciduliprofundum sp. MAR08-339, a single window of DNA contains:
- the rgy gene encoding reverse gyrase, which produces MIPVVYGELCPICRGDLTWEEIENGRCFHKNTPLNKNYLEEKYKKFEEFFLKTLGSRPRAMQRMWARRVLSGDSFAAIAPTGIGKSLFGIMMAAYLASEGKKTYIIVPTTLILKEFVEKLHSLGVDDFAHYHGRMGRGEKEEMENRIKRGDFKILITTTAYLGRRYATLRGKRFHFIFVDDVDSLLKGSRNLEKILGIMHRKGILMVSTATGTRGYNTKILREHLNFDVGNIRNAVRNVDDITAPKERLEYILNVMGPGALIFAPTAQEARRIASLIPRSGIVLAESKESYERFREGELDFLVGVATPYGSLIRGLDMPERVRYVIFYGIPRFKIGLDDVDALGERILITVAHLLREKNPLLRKALEKNDIYEIRVEIKKILQRGALQGRGFVYRDGHIIFPDLKTYIQGSGRASRLYAGGLTKGASFVLDDPDLLEILSARAEIYGIEFSPIDEIDLEKLKEEIDRDRKKVREQGYESEIIRPALFVVESPNKARHIAHFFGKPNLRIIGNAIVYEVAIGNRVLTIAPSLGHTVDLTTSRGYHGVEVGKHFVPIYAPIRKCRDCGYQFTEGTKCPVCGSKNIYHAGMQIEVLRKLAQECEEVIVGTDPDTEGEKIAWDLRNLLAPFAKYIKRAEFHEVTKRAIIQATESVRDFNENLVKAQIVRRIEDRWIGFELSHILWREFGERNLSAGRAQTPVLGWVIDRYDKSKEVRVEYFLKGTDVKVPWTRDVLGVVERIGEEVKNYAVSPYTTDEVLKDANTILNLGAGDSMRILQELFEMGLITYHRTDSTHVSPEGMKIARKYLGEDFRGRSWSKEGAHECIRPTRALSSEDLKRYVKEGVFTYKLSEEHVAIYDLIFRRFMASQSDGEIRIMRYRISAENKEIEFPLIVDATGTSVELYPFRVKKYAPLPEGRVKIEVERRKIKLRPYTQADLIRLMRDRGIGRPSTYATIISKLFLRRYVIERNVLIPTERGRQVYEFLRDNYGEFISEERTRNLERKMDDLENGRRDYEELLGELYREMQTLSTGK; this is translated from the coding sequence ATGATTCCTGTCGTGTATGGAGAGCTTTGCCCCATCTGCAGGGGAGATTTGACATGGGAAGAGATTGAAAATGGCAGGTGCTTCCATAAGAATACTCCTCTGAATAAAAACTATCTGGAGGAGAAATACAAGAAATTTGAAGAATTCTTTTTAAAAACTTTGGGCTCAAGGCCCAGGGCAATGCAGAGAATGTGGGCAAGACGCGTTCTTTCAGGCGATTCCTTTGCGGCCATAGCACCCACCGGGATAGGTAAGAGTTTGTTCGGAATCATGATGGCCGCCTACCTCGCCAGTGAGGGAAAAAAGACATATATAATCGTGCCCACCACGCTCATTCTGAAGGAGTTTGTTGAAAAGTTGCATTCACTCGGAGTTGATGACTTTGCTCACTATCACGGAAGGATGGGGAGGGGTGAAAAGGAAGAGATGGAAAACAGAATAAAGAGGGGAGATTTCAAAATTCTCATCACCACAACGGCGTACCTTGGAAGGAGATATGCCACGCTCAGGGGTAAAAGGTTCCATTTCATATTTGTTGATGATGTTGACTCCCTGCTGAAGGGCTCAAGGAACCTTGAGAAGATTCTTGGCATTATGCACAGAAAGGGGATTCTCATGGTTTCAACCGCCACCGGAACCAGGGGATACAACACGAAAATTCTGAGAGAGCATCTAAACTTTGATGTGGGCAACATTCGTAACGCGGTGAGAAATGTGGATGACATAACAGCCCCGAAGGAAAGATTAGAGTATATCCTGAATGTGATGGGACCTGGAGCACTCATTTTCGCACCTACTGCTCAGGAAGCAAGGAGAATAGCATCTTTAATTCCCCGCTCAGGCATCGTTTTGGCCGAGAGCAAGGAATCCTACGAGAGATTCAGAGAGGGCGAACTTGATTTTCTTGTGGGTGTGGCGACTCCCTACGGCTCACTCATAAGGGGCCTGGACATGCCAGAGCGGGTAAGATATGTGATTTTCTATGGAATACCCAGATTCAAAATAGGTTTGGATGATGTTGATGCTCTGGGTGAAAGAATTCTCATAACAGTCGCTCATCTCCTTCGGGAAAAGAACCCCCTGCTTAGAAAAGCCCTTGAAAAAAATGATATTTATGAGATTAGAGTGGAAATCAAAAAAATTCTGCAACGGGGGGCCCTTCAGGGTAGGGGGTTTGTTTACAGGGATGGTCACATAATTTTTCCCGATTTGAAGACCTACATTCAGGGCTCTGGGCGTGCTTCCCGTCTTTACGCAGGGGGACTTACCAAGGGAGCATCCTTTGTACTTGATGATCCAGATTTGCTTGAAATTCTATCTGCTCGCGCAGAGATTTACGGCATAGAGTTCTCGCCCATTGACGAGATTGACCTGGAAAAATTGAAAGAGGAAATTGATAGGGATAGGAAGAAGGTAAGGGAACAAGGATATGAAAGTGAGATAATAAGACCTGCACTTTTCGTGGTTGAGAGCCCGAACAAGGCGAGGCACATTGCACACTTCTTTGGCAAGCCAAATTTGAGGATAATAGGCAACGCAATAGTTTACGAGGTTGCCATAGGTAACAGGGTTCTAACCATAGCGCCTTCCCTTGGTCACACAGTTGATTTAACAACCTCTCGCGGATACCATGGTGTTGAGGTTGGAAAGCATTTTGTCCCTATTTATGCACCCATAAGAAAGTGCCGGGACTGTGGCTATCAATTCACGGAAGGCACCAAATGCCCGGTCTGCGGTTCAAAAAACATATACCATGCCGGGATGCAAATAGAGGTTCTTAGAAAACTTGCCCAGGAGTGTGAGGAGGTTATAGTAGGCACGGACCCGGATACGGAGGGTGAGAAAATCGCTTGGGACTTGAGAAATCTGCTTGCCCCATTTGCAAAATACATAAAGAGGGCAGAGTTCCATGAGGTCACCAAGAGGGCTATTATCCAAGCAACAGAGAGTGTGCGGGATTTCAATGAAAACCTTGTGAAAGCACAGATTGTCAGGAGGATTGAAGATAGGTGGATTGGATTTGAGCTTTCCCATATCCTATGGAGAGAATTCGGAGAGCGCAATCTATCTGCAGGTAGGGCCCAGACCCCGGTGCTTGGCTGGGTGATTGATAGGTACGATAAATCCAAGGAGGTGAGGGTGGAGTATTTCCTGAAGGGCACGGATGTGAAGGTTCCCTGGACCAGGGACGTTCTCGGCGTTGTGGAGAGGATTGGAGAGGAGGTCAAGAATTATGCTGTGTCCCCATACACCACGGACGAGGTTCTGAAGGATGCAAACACGATTTTAAATCTTGGTGCCGGGGATAGTATGAGAATTCTGCAGGAACTTTTTGAGATGGGTCTCATAACCTATCATCGCACGGATTCAACCCATGTTTCTCCAGAAGGTATGAAAATTGCAAGGAAATACCTGGGAGAGGATTTCAGAGGTCGGTCATGGAGTAAAGAGGGGGCCCATGAATGCATAAGACCCACAAGAGCACTAAGTTCTGAGGATCTGAAGAGGTATGTTAAGGAGGGTGTATTTACCTACAAACTTAGTGAAGAGCATGTGGCAATTTACGATCTCATATTTAGGAGATTCATGGCCTCCCAGAGCGATGGGGAGATAAGGATCATGAGGTACAGAATAAGTGCAGAGAACAAGGAGATAGAGTTTCCCCTGATTGTGGATGCCACGGGAACATCGGTGGAACTCTATCCTTTTAGGGTGAAAAAATACGCGCCTCTACCGGAGGGAAGGGTGAAAATTGAAGTTGAGAGAAGAAAAATAAAATTAAGGCCCTACACGCAGGCAGATCTGATAAGGTTGATGAGAGACAGGGGTATAGGAAGACCCAGCACCTACGCAACAATAATTTCCAAGTTGTTTCTCAGAAGGTATGTGATTGAAAGAAATGTTCTCATTCCCACGGAAAGAGGCAGGCAAGTTTACGAATTTCTGAGGGATAATTATGGAGAATTCATAAGTGAAGAGAGAACAAGGAATCTTGAAAGGAAAATGGATGATCTGGAAAATGGAAGAAGGGATTATGAAGAACTGCTTGGAGAATTATATCGGGAGATGCAAACCCTTTCAACGGGAAAATAG
- a CDS encoding amino acid ABC transporter ATP-binding protein yields MPEEVLRVVNLKKKFGSNQVIKGVNLSIKRGETKVVIGPSGAGKSTMLRCLNRLVEPDEGAIYFNGVNIMSKDVDIRKIRSKIGFVFQHFNLFKHLTALDNVKIGLKVVKKMNDEDATERAYKALEAVKLKEHAEKYPAELSGGQQQRVAIARALAMDPEIILFDEPTSALDPQLVGEVLDVMRNLAKNHVTMLVVTHEIGFALTVADEVLFFYDGVIWEKGPPKEIIYNPKKKETKDFLGRIFELYSRGESQ; encoded by the coding sequence GTGCCTGAAGAGGTTCTTAGGGTAGTGAACCTGAAGAAAAAATTTGGTAGCAATCAGGTAATAAAGGGTGTTAATCTTTCCATAAAAAGGGGAGAGACAAAGGTAGTGATTGGCCCCAGCGGTGCAGGTAAGAGCACTATGCTGAGATGTCTGAACAGATTGGTTGAACCGGATGAAGGAGCCATATACTTTAACGGAGTAAACATAATGTCCAAGGATGTGGATATAAGGAAGATAAGGTCAAAGATAGGTTTTGTTTTTCAGCATTTCAATCTTTTCAAGCACTTAACTGCGCTGGACAACGTGAAAATCGGCCTAAAAGTAGTAAAGAAGATGAATGACGAGGATGCCACAGAGAGAGCCTACAAGGCCCTTGAGGCAGTAAAACTAAAGGAACACGCAGAGAAATATCCAGCAGAACTATCAGGGGGACAGCAACAGAGAGTTGCAATAGCAAGGGCTCTGGCAATGGACCCTGAAATAATTCTCTTTGATGAGCCCACATCTGCCCTAGATCCGCAGCTTGTGGGAGAAGTTCTGGATGTTATGAGAAATCTCGCTAAAAACCATGTGACAATGCTTGTGGTAACCCATGAGATCGGATTTGCTCTCACCGTGGCGGATGAGGTACTCTTTTTTTACGATGGAGTTATATGGGAAAAGGGTCCCCCCAAGGAGATCATCTATAATCCCAAGAAAAAGGAAACAAAGGATTTCTTGGGGAGGATATTTGAGCTTTACTCAAGAGGTGAATCACAGTGA
- a CDS encoding basic amino acid ABC transporter substrate-binding protein gives MSKNGLIAIIVVVILIIAGVAAYYAMQPSKPKEKVLVVGTASGFPPFEYVDPNTHKVVGFDIDLITMIAHKIGYDKVEVKDMEFDSLIPALQAGTIEVAIAGMTITPAREKVVDFSKPYWHADQAVVVRKDSNIVVNSPDDLRGMKIGVQTGTTGEIYVMKHVGKDNATIKSYPSYVEALQALVNGQIDVIVVDTPVAQSFTHKYDVKIIHTFDTGEVYGIAVKKGNTKLLNEINNALTQIMNSPEWDKLVEKYFGSNS, from the coding sequence ATGAGCAAGAATGGTTTGATCGCCATAATAGTGGTAGTGATTCTAATAATTGCAGGAGTTGCAGCGTACTATGCCATGCAACCCTCAAAACCCAAAGAAAAGGTTTTGGTTGTCGGTACCGCGTCGGGATTTCCTCCATTTGAGTATGTGGACCCCAACACACACAAGGTTGTAGGTTTTGACATAGACCTAATAACAATGATTGCCCATAAAATAGGCTACGACAAAGTAGAAGTTAAGGATATGGAATTTGATTCTCTGATTCCCGCACTTCAGGCAGGAACAATTGAGGTAGCAATAGCAGGCATGACAATAACCCCTGCCAGGGAAAAGGTCGTGGATTTCAGCAAACCGTACTGGCATGCTGATCAGGCCGTGGTTGTGAGAAAGGATTCTAACATAGTGGTTAACTCACCAGACGATCTCAGGGGGATGAAAATAGGGGTTCAGACAGGAACAACCGGAGAGATATATGTGATGAAGCATGTGGGAAAGGACAACGCCACGATAAAGAGCTATCCGAGCTACGTTGAGGCACTACAGGCGCTGGTAAATGGACAGATTGATGTTATCGTGGTTGACACTCCGGTAGCCCAGAGTTTCACTCATAAATATGACGTGAAGATAATTCACACCTTTGACACAGGTGAAGTCTACGGCATTGCGGTGAAAAAGGGAAATACCAAACTTCTCAATGAAATCAACAATGCACTGACACAGATAATGAACTCTCCAGAGTGGGATAAGCTCGTAGAGAAATACTTCGGCTCCAACTCCTGA
- a CDS encoding regulatory domain protein, producing MEVLGRPVKEGNIDALAERIFHESIRILGGLKNLVEYRNLTWLPSLAEAAYVVALKNEAIKTNREIAEYLGITEQTVKNILSADEESVKAYLEGERREKEHIAGGLAKLAYRAIREKRDNLDERIEAMEEGARSLGVDWAVHVLSKIKGLDFPVEKELLLDRSKGYRINGIAMEDILQKLNYPIENPAQLLHEIRKAIKG from the coding sequence ATGGAAGTCTTAGGCAGACCTGTCAAGGAGGGTAATATAGATGCACTGGCCGAGAGGATATTCCACGAGAGCATACGAATTCTGGGTGGACTGAAGAACTTGGTTGAGTACAGAAATCTAACATGGCTACCAAGTTTGGCTGAGGCTGCCTATGTGGTCGCGCTAAAGAACGAGGCCATAAAGACAAACAGAGAGATTGCAGAGTACCTGGGCATAACGGAGCAAACGGTGAAAAACATTCTCAGTGCAGACGAGGAGAGTGTGAAGGCATATCTTGAGGGAGAGAGGAGGGAGAAGGAGCATATTGCTGGAGGACTTGCAAAACTGGCGTACAGGGCAATAAGGGAGAAGAGGGACAATCTTGATGAGCGTATTGAGGCCATGGAGGAGGGTGCTCGCTCTCTTGGGGTGGACTGGGCTGTGCATGTCCTTTCAAAGATAAAGGGTCTTGATTTTCCAGTTGAGAAGGAACTCCTGCTTGATAGATCGAAAGGGTACAGGATAAATGGGATTGCAATGGAGGACATACTTCAAAAATTGAACTATCCAATAGAGAACCCCGCACAATTGCTTCACGAGATCCGCAAGGCCATCAAAGGTTAA
- a CDS encoding transcription factor S — translation MFCPKCGSLMHPKDGKWVCSNCGYEIPIENEEKKEIVAEAKEKEMIVISSQEELKALPYDESVMCPKCGHVGAHWMLQQTRAADEPETRFYICPKCGHRWREY, via the coding sequence ATGTTCTGTCCCAAGTGCGGCTCTTTAATGCATCCCAAGGATGGAAAATGGGTCTGCTCAAACTGCGGCTACGAGATTCCGATTGAAAATGAGGAAAAGAAGGAAATTGTGGCAGAGGCAAAGGAGAAGGAGATGATCGTCATATCCTCCCAGGAGGAGCTCAAAGCCCTACCCTACGATGAGAGCGTGATGTGCCCCAAATGCGGGCATGTAGGTGCCCACTGGATGCTTCAACAGACCCGTGCAGCCGATGAGCCGGAAACAAGGTTCTACATATGCCCCAAATGCGGGCACCGGTGGAGGGAGTATTAG
- a CDS encoding KaiC domain-containing protein: protein MKHEELVYELAELRDKAPRIFGIPTGTKLDEMFYTVQYDEKKDTYVKKPLGGIPHLAVINVTGIPDTGKSLLAEQFAVYQAARNYPVLFVTVESPANFLYSALKQKAQVLGLDFESLERNMIIIDASQNVELREDVGVLLDTMAYAIKKKNTKNVVIDSITGLYEHREVLARQIVRQIFNFLKKWNQTALLVSQKRSSQSSETAEAAGGLAVAHIVDGTIVMDKEVIMSKWAASLYKRKIGEVVRTIRIDGCRLVPHASETYLFEITDTGLIDIKEPLGKVAGGD from the coding sequence ATGAAACACGAGGAACTAGTCTACGAACTGGCGGAGTTGAGGGATAAGGCGCCAAGGATATTCGGCATACCCACGGGTACGAAACTTGATGAGATGTTCTATACTGTGCAATACGATGAGAAAAAGGATACTTATGTGAAGAAGCCCCTTGGTGGAATCCCTCATCTGGCCGTGATAAATGTCACGGGCATACCCGATACCGGCAAGTCTCTTCTTGCTGAGCAATTTGCAGTTTATCAGGCTGCAAGAAATTATCCCGTTTTATTCGTTACCGTTGAGTCACCTGCAAATTTTCTCTATTCTGCCCTGAAGCAGAAGGCCCAGGTGCTCGGGCTTGATTTTGAGAGCTTGGAAAGGAATATGATAATCATAGACGCATCCCAGAATGTGGAGTTGAGAGAGGATGTGGGTGTCCTGCTTGATACGATGGCCTACGCCATAAAGAAGAAGAACACGAAGAATGTGGTCATAGACAGCATCACAGGCCTATATGAGCATCGTGAGGTGCTTGCGAGGCAGATTGTGCGTCAGATTTTCAACTTTCTGAAGAAATGGAACCAAACAGCGCTGCTCGTATCCCAGAAGAGGTCTTCACAGAGCAGTGAGACTGCAGAGGCTGCCGGCGGTCTAGCTGTGGCGCACATTGTGGATGGCACCATAGTTATGGATAAAGAGGTCATAATGAGCAAGTGGGCTGCCTCTCTCTACAAGAGGAAAATTGGAGAGGTTGTGCGCACGATACGCATAGACGGGTGCCGCCTGGTGCCCCATGCATCTGAGACATACTTATTTGAAATAACTGACACGGGATTGATAGATATAAAGGAACCGTTGGGCAAGGTTGCAGGAGGTGATTGA
- a CDS encoding amino acid ABC transporter permease encodes MSWAYILSQISQGIIVTLELTALGLTGGFILGFPLAVARTYGRRFSKWVAVGYIELIRGTPMLLQLYLIGFGLPLLLRQYFPNFVMNVFWAASLGMMINSGAYQAEYIRGAFKSIDVGQAEAGIVLGMSKWQIITRIIFPQAFRIMLPSWTNEIIYLLKYSSLAMLLAVPEMMYQAKLVAAATFMYAQVYLVIAVLYLGFSIIITQIMRTVEKKIYIPGVTTVKRGAL; translated from the coding sequence GTGAGCTGGGCCTATATTCTTTCCCAGATTTCTCAGGGCATAATTGTGACATTGGAACTCACTGCCCTTGGGCTTACTGGTGGATTTATCTTGGGGTTTCCCCTAGCAGTAGCAAGAACATACGGCAGACGATTTTCAAAGTGGGTGGCTGTTGGATACATAGAACTCATAAGAGGGACACCCATGCTTCTTCAACTCTATCTCATAGGTTTCGGATTACCCCTTCTTCTAAGACAGTACTTCCCAAATTTCGTTATGAATGTTTTCTGGGCTGCGTCTCTCGGGATGATGATCAACAGCGGTGCCTATCAGGCGGAGTATATAAGAGGCGCATTCAAATCAATTGATGTTGGTCAGGCTGAAGCTGGGATAGTACTTGGAATGTCAAAGTGGCAGATTATAACAAGAATAATATTTCCCCAAGCCTTCCGGATTATGCTACCAAGCTGGACCAACGAAATAATATACCTGCTAAAATATTCTTCTCTGGCCATGCTCCTTGCGGTACCTGAAATGATGTATCAGGCAAAACTTGTAGCTGCAGCAACGTTTATGTACGCTCAAGTATATCTTGTAATTGCTGTGCTATACCTTGGTTTTTCAATAATTATCACACAGATAATGCGCACTGTTGAAAAGAAAATATACATTCCCGGCGTTACAACCGTTAAGAGGGGTGCGCTATGA
- a CDS encoding class I SAM-dependent methyltransferase — protein MFDPKEYDSWYDRHREIFEAEVKALRPMIEKYPNPKLEIGVGTGRFSQALGITYGIDPDQGMLELARKRGIDVIRGIGENLPYKDESFYAVLISTTLPFLRNAKKVVEEAHRVLVNNGGLVIGFIPRNSHFGRKYTRIGEEGDERFKNAHFYTMEEVESLLENLFFIVRVRSTLLGEDISLNVVDGYREDASFVAIEGVKIQNV, from the coding sequence ATGTTTGACCCGAAAGAGTACGATTCTTGGTACGACAGACACCGAGAAATCTTTGAGGCTGAGGTGAAGGCCCTGAGACCCATGATTGAAAAATACCCGAATCCCAAGCTGGAAATAGGTGTAGGCACGGGAAGATTCTCTCAGGCCCTTGGCATAACGTATGGCATAGACCCTGATCAAGGTATGCTTGAACTAGCCAGAAAAAGGGGGATAGATGTGATTAGGGGTATTGGAGAGAATCTGCCGTACAAGGATGAGAGTTTTTACGCTGTTCTCATATCCACCACGCTCCCATTCCTTAGGAATGCCAAAAAGGTTGTGGAAGAGGCACACAGAGTTCTGGTAAATAACGGCGGACTTGTAATAGGCTTCATACCCCGCAACTCCCACTTTGGAAGGAAGTACACAAGAATTGGAGAGGAGGGTGACGAAAGGTTCAAAAATGCACACTTTTACACCATGGAGGAGGTTGAATCTCTTCTTGAAAACCTTTTCTTCATCGTTAGGGTAAGAAGTACCCTTCTGGGAGAGGATATTTCCCTGAACGTGGTTGATGGATACAGAGAAGACGCCAGTTTCGTGGCTATTGAGGGTGTGAAAATTCAAAATGTTTAA
- the pyk gene encoding pyruvate kinase has protein sequence MRKTKIISTLGPAVEGKMDELIKSGCDVARFNTAHGSVEGHLDMYKEFLEASEKSGKITATMLDIKGPELRVSACSKNFVIVGDTVTIGDDGDIELNHPEVYDVLTPGNRVLIHDGDIVMRVVKIDPIIHAEVLIGGIIGPKMGVNVPGVHLPIEYLQERDKLFLRKMKNVDFVAASFVRNSRDIVELKSFMKDLNMHSKIIAKIENQEGVDNIEDIIEISDGIMVARGDLGTEIPLENLPRVQKYLLEMAIQHGKPGIIATQILESMIRNPHPTRAEISDIANAILDGADALMLSGETAVGKYPIESVRILSKVAEKADSLAEKKSLIELRGTLSESVSNAAVLLAMEIDADALLVLTRSGKTARLVSRHRPSTPILAASPFPEVVHALALNWGVTPYLIESFEYSDEMVRKALNVAEERGYVKRGDVIVIAGGEPRSVSGTTNFVWVQLVGEVIARGNGFGEKIVHGKICRIPRKCDIVLLSNIDSSEQPENVRGIVVESDTYDPSLLREISRRGISILAGTGTLNVENEEVTLDPKRGIIWK, from the coding sequence ATGAGAAAAACGAAGATAATCTCCACACTCGGCCCTGCAGTCGAGGGAAAGATGGATGAGCTGATAAAAAGCGGGTGTGATGTTGCACGTTTCAACACAGCCCATGGCTCGGTTGAGGGGCATTTGGATATGTATAAAGAGTTTCTTGAAGCTTCTGAGAAATCCGGGAAGATAACCGCCACCATGCTGGACATAAAGGGACCTGAACTTAGAGTTAGCGCGTGTTCCAAAAATTTTGTGATAGTGGGAGATACGGTAACCATTGGGGATGATGGAGATATTGAATTGAATCATCCTGAGGTATATGATGTTCTCACCCCAGGTAATAGGGTTCTCATACACGATGGAGATATTGTGATGAGGGTTGTTAAAATTGATCCCATAATCCATGCTGAGGTCCTAATCGGGGGCATAATTGGGCCCAAGATGGGTGTGAATGTTCCAGGGGTTCACCTACCGATTGAATACTTGCAAGAAAGAGACAAGCTATTTTTGAGGAAGATGAAAAATGTTGATTTTGTGGCAGCATCCTTTGTGAGAAATTCCAGGGACATAGTGGAATTGAAATCTTTTATGAAGGATTTAAATATGCATTCCAAAATCATAGCCAAAATAGAAAATCAGGAGGGTGTGGATAACATAGAGGACATAATCGAAATTAGTGATGGTATAATGGTGGCCCGAGGAGATCTCGGAACGGAAATACCCCTAGAAAATCTTCCCCGTGTTCAAAAATACCTTCTTGAGATGGCCATTCAGCATGGAAAGCCAGGAATAATAGCTACACAGATACTTGAGAGCATGATCAGAAATCCTCACCCAACAAGAGCAGAGATCTCGGATATAGCCAACGCGATACTTGATGGGGCCGATGCACTGATGCTATCCGGAGAAACTGCTGTGGGTAAGTACCCAATAGAGTCTGTCAGAATTCTCTCCAAGGTTGCTGAGAAGGCTGATTCTCTTGCCGAAAAGAAGTCACTAATAGAGCTTAGAGGTACCCTATCGGAGAGCGTTAGCAATGCTGCGGTACTTCTTGCCATGGAGATAGATGCAGATGCTCTTCTGGTCCTGACCAGATCCGGTAAGACAGCAAGGTTGGTATCACGACACAGACCATCAACGCCCATACTTGCAGCGTCGCCCTTTCCTGAGGTGGTTCATGCACTCGCCCTCAACTGGGGAGTCACACCCTATTTGATTGAAAGTTTTGAGTACTCCGATGAAATGGTTAGAAAGGCCCTGAACGTTGCCGAGGAAAGGGGGTATGTGAAGAGGGGTGATGTAATAGTAATTGCAGGGGGTGAGCCAAGAAGCGTTTCAGGAACCACAAACTTTGTCTGGGTCCAGCTTGTTGGGGAGGTGATTGCCAGAGGCAATGGATTCGGTGAGAAAATCGTTCATGGTAAGATATGCAGAATTCCTAGAAAATGCGATATAGTTCTTCTGTCAAATATTGATTCCTCTGAACAACCTGAAAATGTGCGAGGTATTGTCGTGGAATCAGATACTTACGATCCTTCTCTATTGAGGGAAATTTCCCGCAGGGGCATATCAATTCTGGCCGGTACGGGGACTTTGAACGTTGAAAACGAAGAGGTTACCTTAGACCCAAAAAGGGGAATAATATGGAAATAA
- a CDS encoding amino acid ABC transporter permease, with the protein MEISLATALGMLLDGAKITIILSFFSIFLGLLIGLLVAIGETYGGKVIKYISMGYENIIRGIPLLAIYFILFFSIPIMIGIGMSPFLTAVLGLGIRSSAYQSQIFRSGIQAVDEGQIEAAQALGMNKWDIIIHIVLPQALRFSLPAWMNEYTIVLKDTSIALAIGIIELTARANQLVTVTLQPFLYYGLAGLLYLIMVLSVGYLSSYLGKKYQIKGVGGVLRA; encoded by the coding sequence ATGGAGATCTCCCTTGCTACTGCCTTGGGAATGCTCCTAGATGGGGCAAAGATAACCATCATACTTTCATTTTTTTCTATTTTCCTCGGACTCCTGATAGGGCTGCTAGTGGCGATTGGAGAAACCTACGGAGGAAAAGTAATAAAATACATTTCCATGGGATATGAGAACATAATCCGCGGTATTCCACTTCTGGCCATATACTTTATTCTGTTCTTCTCCATACCAATAATGATCGGTATAGGAATGTCCCCATTTTTAACCGCAGTGTTGGGTCTTGGAATAAGATCCTCTGCGTACCAGTCCCAGATATTCAGAAGCGGTATTCAGGCTGTAGATGAAGGGCAGATTGAAGCAGCGCAGGCTCTAGGCATGAACAAGTGGGATATAATAATACACATAGTGCTTCCACAGGCGCTTAGATTCTCACTCCCGGCCTGGATGAATGAATATACAATAGTTCTCAAGGACACATCCATTGCTCTGGCCATCGGAATTATTGAATTAACTGCAAGAGCGAATCAACTTGTAACTGTAACCCTGCAACCATTTCTTTACTATGGATTGGCCGGATTACTCTACCTTATAATGGTTCTCTCGGTGGGTTATTTATCAAGTTATCTGGGCAAGAAATACCAAATCAAGGGTGTAGGGGGTGTGCTTCGTGCCTGA